The nucleotide sequence AAACATTTCCAGCATAATCGCATACCAGTGAATTGCCTTGATTCCACTCATTATAACCAATATTTCTTGCCCAAACAAAATTGCCAAAATTGTCTAATTTGCTTATAAAAATATCTGTTAATCCTCTTGCCGTTAATTCATAAATTCCTGCTCCAGGATCAAAATCGACTGTTCCGTTGAAGCAGCCTGTAGTATAAACATTGCCAAAAGTATCAATAGCTATTGAATAGCCTGCATCGCCAAATATATAATTGCCTCCTATGCTTTTTGCCCAAACAAAATTCAATGAAGAATCATATTTGGTTATAAAAAAATCTGAAGAGCCATTTGAACTAAGATCGTAAACACCAGGACCAGGATCAAAATCAATAGTATCATTAAAATTTCCAATAGAATAAATATTTCCAAAATCATCAATAGTTAGAGAATTTCCTTGATCCCAGTCGCATGCACCCATACTAATCGCTGAAATTAATTTGCCGCTTGAATCGAATTTAGAGATATACACATCTCTGTAGCCATATGGGTAATGAAAATCGAATATTTGAGCATCTGGGTTTAAATCAACAGTATCTTGAATATAGCCCGTAGTATATATGTTTCCGAGATCATCAACAACTATAGATTTTCCCTGATCTTCATACTTACCTCCAAAACTTGTAGCCCATTCAAATTGGACTTTCTGTGCAAAAATGTTTGAACTTATAAATAAAATACTCAATAATGATAGAATTGCTGTTTTCATATATTCGTTGTTTTGTATCAAAAATGACAATCTTATAATTTTAGCTAAGATAGTAATTAATAATTAAACTTAACAAATTATTAAATTTTATCAGTAAAACGTATTCAAAATATTAAAGCATAGTACAAATAAAACTGCACTTGAAACTTGTTTTCATAGATTTAAATTACTATTTCATAGCTCAATTTGAAATTCAATACTATGTTTTATTGTTTGATAAACTGTTTTGCCACAACCGTTTTATCAGCAAAGGAAATTTTGGTTACATATTCTCCAACCGGAAAATGTCGAATATCTAATTCTATTTCTTTTTGTTGTATAAATTTTTCTATAAGAAGTATTTGCCCAATTGAATTGATAATCTCTAATTCACCATCAACAGTGGTTTTTCCAAAATCGATGTAGAGTTTGTCCTTGGCAGGTAAAGGATAGATTTTTATTCTTGAGGAGTAATTATTTTCCTTCATCACAATAAGACTTATTGTATAGCATTCACTGGTATCTGTGCAGCCATTTTCGGTAACGACAACTGCATAACTACCATTGATGGTTGGAGTAAAGCTTTGATTTGTTGCACCGGAGATTTGGGTGTATCCATTTGAGCATTCAATCCATTGGTAAGTAGCACCAATAGCATTGGCAGTTAATGTATTTAAGTTTTGAGTAACAGAAGTATCTAATTCAATAATTGTAAGGTCGATGGTGATAACTGAGTCGCAACCTGCAGCATTGAAAATTGCATCATTATATATCCCTGAAGTATTCCAAATAAAATTCCCGCTAGGGGAAATGTAGTAGCCACAACTTGTTTCGGATATTGTACTTGTAGTTTGGTTACATTGCGATAGTTTTAATATATAAGCATCATAATCTCCAGCTGAGCTTTGATTAAATATCCCAACTCCCGGATTAAAATCCGCAGTGGACTTATAATGTCCGGTTATAAAAATATTTTCTGACATATCTATAGCCAGGCACATATTTTTGTCTGTTGAATTACCTTCTATGCTTTTTGCCCAAATTAAATTTCCCATAAAGTCAAGTTTACACATAAAAACTTCAGAATGTCCTGCTGATGTGAGATTATAAACTCCCGGGCCTGGATCAAAATCCGCAATTCCATTGAAATATCCACTAATATACATATTTCCTTGCTCATCAATAGCAATAGATTCACCTCCATCAACAGAAGTCCCACCAAAACTTTTCGTCCAAACCAAATTCCCATTGTAATCTAACTTTAGCAGAAATATGTCGTCTTCTCCAGCAGAATAAATATTGAGAACCCCGATTGAATCAGGATCGAAATCTGCCAAACCATAGTACTGACCTAAAACATGAGGATTTCCCATATCATCTAGTGCAATTGAGTTACCCCACTCGTAATACGAACCACTTCCTACGTTTTTTGCCCAAACAAAATTGCCTAAAGAATCTAATTTAGAAATAAAAATATCAAAATCGCCATTTGAAACAAGTGTATGTGTATTAGGTCCGGGATCAAAATCTCCTGACCCGTAAAAGTTCCCCGTAGATAAAACGTTTCCTGCTTTATCAAGAGCAATAGACGAGCCTTGATCATCAGCATAGCCGCCCTGGCTTATTGCCCAAACAAAATCTCCTACAGAGTTGAGTTTTAAAATAAATATGTCAGAATAACCGTTTGAAAACAGATAATAACTTATCAAGGAATCTGGATTGAAATCTGCAAGTTGATAAAAAGAACCAATTATATATATATTGCCCGAATTGTCGGAAGTAAGAGAAATTCCTTGTCCTCCTATACTTTTAGCCCAAATGATGTTTCCCAAAGAATCATATTTAGCAACAAATCCTCCTCCAAGGTATAGATTATAAATACCTGAACCAGGATCAAAATCAACTGTTCCATAATAATAGCCTGTGATGAGCACTTCTCCATTTGAGCCAATTTTTACTTCCCGTGCATGATCTGAACTAATTCCTCCAATTTGATTTACATAGACAAAATTACCCAAAGAATCAAGTTTTACAAGGTAGATATCATAGCTTCCATTTGAGGTCAACAATTGGCTGCCAGACCCTGGATCGAAATCTACAGTTCCTTGAAAATATCCGGTAATATATACAAATCCATCAGAGTTTACAGCAACTGATTCGCTATAAACATTATCAGCACCGCTCATTGCTACGGCCCATTCAAACTGGGGATCTTGAGCCAATAGGCTTGTGCCCAAGCACAACACACATAATGTTAAGAAGGCTTTAGTTTTTAGCATTTTCATTTTTAAGCTCATAAATTCATATTTCTAATTTTTGGACAAATTAAACAAAATAAATATAACCAAATGTTTAATTATTTTTTCTCTATTTACAATCCTTTTTATTAAAAATCCCTTAGTTTTC is from Bacteroidota bacterium and encodes:
- a CDS encoding T9SS type A sorting domain-containing protein, whose protein sequence is MSLKMKMLKTKAFLTLCVLCLGTSLLAQDPQFEWAVAMSGADNVYSESVAVNSDGFVYITGYFQGTVDFDPGSGSQLLTSNGSYDIYLVKLDSLGNFVYVNQIGGISSDHAREVKIGSNGEVLITGYYYGTVDFDPGSGIYNLYLGGGFVAKYDSLGNIIWAKSIGGQGISLTSDNSGNIYIIGSFYQLADFNPDSLISYYLFSNGYSDIFILKLNSVGDFVWAISQGGYADDQGSSIALDKAGNVLSTGNFYGSGDFDPGPNTHTLVSNGDFDIFISKLDSLGNFVWAKNVGSGSYYEWGNSIALDDMGNPHVLGQYYGLADFDPDSIGVLNIYSAGEDDIFLLKLDYNGNLVWTKSFGGTSVDGGESIAIDEQGNMYISGYFNGIADFDPGPGVYNLTSAGHSEVFMCKLDFMGNLIWAKSIEGNSTDKNMCLAIDMSENIFITGHYKSTADFNPGVGIFNQSSAGDYDAYILKLSQCNQTTSTISETSCGYYISPSGNFIWNTSGIYNDAIFNAAGCDSVITIDLTIIELDTSVTQNLNTLTANAIGATYQWIECSNGYTQISGATNQSFTPTINGSYAVVVTENGCTDTSECYTISLIVMKENNYSSRIKIYPLPAKDKLYIDFGKTTVDGELEIINSIGQILLIEKFIQQKEIELDIRHFPVGEYVTKISFADKTVVAKQFIKQ